One segment of Cryptomeria japonica unplaced genomic scaffold, Sugi_1.0 HiC_scaffold_474, whole genome shotgun sequence DNA contains the following:
- the LOC131028397 gene encoding F-box/kelch-repeat protein SKIP20-like: protein MNMIPGLPKDLIVQCLIKVPYKFHNHLRAVCKSWNAVLSSPNFYKERQRHNECEEGIAYFHLTQRPSNWEVIIYYPHGNWLERLPRAPEEFISDWEVYFNEFNFVYVRSKHHLVAIGLLNKYDNRASVLMFDFLSRTWRLGHDMPFRRYQSACAVSPSPNGLVYITGGVENLSQNPISPHLLESYVFNVEENKWDVLPRMNPDSPQYYCVAEFVDDRFYVVPDHGRSLQVYDPQIRLWKTINTDNTGENVVNCISAFGRLYWFGLRRDTLVLEEFDFANNLFTTVGQYPFQIRAVDRAVLCRDCIFVNVLDYSSSLYYLFNLLDKRWTQIEMPAEFPTFSFVSTKFAAVQI, encoded by the coding sequence ATGAATATGATACCAGGTCTCCCAAAAGATTTGATAGTGCAATGCCTCATAAAAGTTCCTTACAAATTCCACAACCACCTTAGGGCCGTCTGCAAGAGTTGGAACGCTGTGCTGAGCAGTCCCAACTTCTATAAAGAGCGACAGCGCCATAATGAGTGCGAGGAGGGAATAGCTTATTTTCACCTAACACAGAGACCAAGTAATTGGGAAGTAATTATTTACTACCCGCATGGGAATTGGTTGGAAAGACTGCCTCGAGCCCCGGAAGAGTTTATTTCAGATTGGGAAGTCTATTTTAATGAGTTCAATTTTGTATACGTTAGATCAAAACATCATCTGGTTGCTATCGGGCTTCTCAACAAGTACGACAATAGAGCAAgtgttttgatgtttgatttttTATCTCGCACATGGAGGCTCGGCCACGACATGCCTTTCCGTCGATACCAGTCTGCATGCGCAGTGTCACCGTCTCCTAATGGTCTTGTCTATATTACCGGTGGTGTCGAGAATCTTTCACAGAACCCCATCAGTCCCCATCTACTGGAATCTTATGTTTTCAATGTAGAGGAAAACAAATGGGACGTTTTACCTCGTATGAATCCCGATAGCCCTCAATATTACTGTGTTGCTGAGTTTGTTGATGACAGGTTTTATGTAGTCCCCGATCATGGGCGCAGCTTACAAGTTTACGATCCTCAAATACGACTATGGAAAACCATAAATACTGACAATACCGGTGAGAATGTTGTGAACTGTATATCTGCTTTTGGGAGGTTGTATTGGTTTGGGTTGAGGAGGGACACTCTAGTCTTAGAAGAATTCGATTTTGCCAATAATTTATTTACTACAGTCGGACAATATCCTTTCCAAATTCGTGCTGTGGACCGTGCTGTGCTGTGCCGTGATTGTATTTTTGTAAATGTCCTGGATTACAGTAGTTCGTTGTATTATCTTTTTAATCTCCTGGATAAGAGATGGACTCAAATCGAGATGCCTGCAGAGTTTCCAACTTTTAGTTTTGTATCAACAAAGTTTGCTGCTGTGCAAATTTGA